The genomic segment TTATGTTCTGATTCCGGGGTTGCAGGATGGAACCGGTGATGAACTGTTTCAGAAGATAAAAGATGAAGTAAACCGCATTGAATCACGGTTAAGCCGATTTATTGAGAAGAGTGAAATTTCGAAAATAAATCGTGATGCTTTCCATGCGGATGTGAAGACTGATGATGAATGTTTTGAGATTTTAACAGCGTGTAAATACGGATGGGAGATGACCGACGGTGCGTTTGACATTACTCTTCGTCCTCTAATGGATTATTGGAAAAATGAAGAAGAACAATCAGAAAAAAATCTGCAAACCATAAAAGAATCGGTGGGTATGCAGCATGTTGAGCTGGATGAAGAAGATCAAACCGTACGGTTTAAAACAGAAAAAACCGAACTGGATCTTGGAGGCTTTGGCAAAGGTTATGCCCTTGAAAAAGTGAAACAGATGATTGAAAGTTCGGCCGTAGAAAATGCGTTTATCAGTTTTGGGGAGAGTTCGGTGTTGGCGATGGGAGAACATCCGGCCGGAGGGGCCTGGAAAATCGGGATTAATAATTATAAAAATCCGGGGAATTCGATTCATGAATTTGAGGTGAGCAACGGATCGGTATCTACATCGAGCAATTTTTATCTGAATGATGATGGAGAACTGCAGAATCATCAGCATGTCATCAACCCAAAAACCGGCAAGCCGCACGAACAATTTACGGCAGCAAGTGTTTCTGCGAGCTCACCAATTTTAGCAGAAATATTATCAACAGCCTGTTTGTTATTGCCGGATGAAAAAATCCGTGAACTGATCGAAAAATATGATGATATTGAAATAGTGAAGGTTGATTATGAACCGGAAGAACCGGATGTAGTTTTATTTAAACCTGATATTTAAGTCATTGCGAGTAAAGCGAAGCAATCTCCGTAAGTCGTAAGAAGATTGCCACGGTCGCTCCGCTTCCTCGCAATGACAAAAACAAGTACAAATCCATAACAGACAGATCACATGAGTATCAACAGAAAACAATTCCTCGAAATGACGGCGGCGCTTGCCGGTTCATCTGTAATGACCACCACAATGCCCTGGTTTTCCATTTTTAACAATCCAGCTCCAACGGGAATGGGAGCATCCGACAGAGTCCGCCTTGGAGTGATTGGAGTGGGCTCACGGGGAACAGGGTTGGTCCAAAATCTACAGGAACTCGAGAAAACAATGAATCTCGAAATTGCGGCTGTCTGTGATAATTATGAGCCACACTACGAACGGGCTATCGAACTGACCGGCGGAAATGCAGAAGCGTTTTATGATTATCGAAAAATGATTGATGAGGTAGAATTGGATGGTGTTGTGATTGCCACTCCGCTTTATGAGCATGCCCAGATGACGATCGATGCGATGCAGGCAGGTTTGCATGTGTATTGCGAAAAAGCGATGGCGCGACATCTTGAAGATGTAAAAAGGATGTATGATACACATATTGAAGAGGATAAAATTCTGTTGATCGGCCACCAGCGCTTGTTCAATCCCGTGTATCTGCAATCGATGGAAAAAATTAAGCGTGGGGATTTAGGTCCTCTGGTGATGATGCGCGGTTGGTGGACCCGAAATACGGACTGGGTGTTTTATGAAAATACAGGCGGGCGCGGAACGGAATTAGACCGCCGGCTCAACTGGCGTTTTTATGAGGATCTGTCTGCCGGAATGATCTCTGAACTCGGCTCTCATCATTTCCAGGTTGCGAATTGGGTGTTGGGATCTCCGCCGGAATCGGTGATGGGAAGCGGCAGCATCAACTTTTTTGATGATGGCCGGGAAGTGTATGACAATTTTGGGTTGATCTTCAGATACCCGGACAACATCCATTTTGTATATGATTGCATCACGAGCAATAAGCATAATGGAGTACAGGTTCAGGTAATGGGAAATGATGGTACGTTAGAACTGGAATCGAACATGCAGTACCAGGAAAATCCGCCTGAACCGCCCGCTATGCAAAAATTAGTAGAATGCATCGAGCAGAATAAAAATGAGGCAATTCCGATTGGCGGTGCAACGTGGGTTCTCAACTCACCTGTTCGAATGGGCGGTGAATACATCACACCTGACTATGAAATGAATGATACACTTCTCTACCTGGAGGGATTTGTGAACTTCATCAGGAAAGGAAGTGCCCCTGAAAAACTGACCAAAGAAGGATACAATGCATCCGTTTGGACTTTGCTTGCCGAACAGGCCACCAAAACCGGAGAACGTGTTACAGCACCTGAAGAATATATTTTGAGTTGAGAAAATTTCCCCCTTTGAAGGGGGAAAGTGAGTCCGATCCGATTTATCGGAATCGGAAGAACTCGGGGGATGTACACCACACGCCCAAAAATGACGGACTCCCCAATTGTAAAGAAGCGGAGCTTCTGGCGTTGTATTCCAAAGGAGGACCTTTGGAATGAGTAAAGTTACAAACTTGAACCAGCTTTATTGGAACTGAAGGGGAGGAGAGCTGAACGTGGAGAGAGGCAGAAATAAAAAAAGCGCCCGGAACACATCTGATCATCCTTCCTGTCCGAAAGAAATTCACAAAAAGGCCGCGGACTATTATTTCGACCTATCAACAATCACACCGTAGTGTTTTTGTCAAGTGTGTTCAATTGTAATTAGCACAATTCCGGTGCTATTGTCAATACCTAAACTCAATTACTTTCCCACAACTTTTCCACAAAGTTATCCACATTTTGAGTCTCAAACTCCAAATCCTAAACACCAAATTCCAAACATCTTTAACTATAACCGAATGCATCTAACTGTTTGAGATTTGGAATTTGAAATTTGGTATTTTTTCGAATCACAAAAGTATTTCTGAAATCTTGAATAACGAATTATTGATGAATACAGTTGTACCTGAATTCTCCTTTTGGGAACGCGAAGAATGGCTCAAATCACCCGATCTGTTTATTGTTGGAGCGGGAATTGTTGGCGCATCGACAGCACTCTTCTACAAAGAGAAATATCCGGATCACGATGTGGTGGTGGCTGACCGCGGGTTTGCACCGTACGGTGCCAGTACACGAAATGCTGGCTTTGCTTGCATCGGTTCCATTTCCGAACATCTGGCTGATATCAAAAGAGCGGGGGAGGAGACGGTTTTTAATCGTATTGAACGACGATGGAATGGATTACAACTTCTCAGGCAAACCATCGGTGATGAAAATATGGATTACATCCACACCGGTGGCTATGAGATTTTTACTGACCAGGAGAAGTTTGAGAAATCAAGAGACCAGATCGGTCGAATGAATCAAATCCTGGAAGATCGACTGGGATTGACGGAAGTGTATTCATCAACCGAATACCGGGGATACCCGGCGATCAAAAACAGGGTGGAGGGAGCTATCAACAGTGGAAGAATGATGAGGCATCTGCATGAAAAGCTTTCAAAAGCGGGTGTACGTCTTTGGTGGAACTGCCCGGTTACCTCCGTGAAATCAAATCGAGCGGTGCTGAATGATTCGATTGAAATCACCCCTAATAAAATGGTACTTGCTGTCAATGGATTTATTTCGAACCTGGTGGATATTCCAGTGAAACCGGCAAGAGGATTTATATTCATCACAAAACCGATCAAAGATTTTAAATGGAAAGGTATCTTCCACTACAACGAAGGTTACGTTTATTTTAGAGATCTGGGAGATCGATTACTGTTGGGAGGTGGTAGAGATCGGGCAATTATTGAAGAAACCACGGATCAATTCGGTACCAATCAAACCATAAAAAATTATCTTATCGATTTTGCTGAAAATGTGATTAACGTGCCGCCTGATTTCGAGATTGATATGGAATGGAGCGGAATTATGGGAATGACCGAAAATAAGGAGCCGATCATCAAAGAAGTTGAGCCAAATGTTTGGGCGGCGGCTGGCCTTAGCGGAATGGGCATTGCCATCGGGATGCAGGTGGCGAAGGATGTTGTATTACAAATGAGTATCGAGTAGCAAGTATTGAGTATTAAGATCTGAAACTAAATATACTCAATACTCGCTACTTAATACTTACTACTCGTTATTAATCAATTCATCCAACTCATTTAACAACTCACCATATCTTGAGTAATCACCATCTTCAAGGGCAGTTCTCAGATCAGCCCAAATGGATCGGATTTCATCCAATTGTTCAGCGATTTGAGGATCTACAACAAGACTATCTCCGGGAGCTTGAGCAGCAATTTGTCGCTGTGCCAATTCGGTAGCTGTTTCTGGTACGATAAAATCGGCTTCGTCTCCAAACAGATCAAAAATAGCTTGTTCAATGGTCGGTTGCATCGCTATATCATCACCGATAGCCACAATCACTCGTTGAAGCTGCGGGATATCCACTCCTTCAGCTAAAAGGAAAACCGGTTCAACATAGAGGAATGAATTTTCTATAGGTATCACCATCAGATTTCCGCGAATCACACGAGAACCTCTCTGATCCCACAATGCAATTTGCCGTGAAATTTCCGGGTCCTGGTCAATTCGGGCTTCAATTTGAGCCGGCCCGTAAATAAGCCGCTCTTTTGGAAGTTTATAAACAATCAGATCGCCGTAGTTTGCAGCATCTGATTTAGCAGCCATCCAGGAGATCATATTATCCCTGTTTTCAGGAGTGAGCGGACTGATGAGCATAAACTCCAGTTTTGGGTCGTCTGGAAGCCGGGCTAACACATAATAAGGTTCCATAATTAATTGCTGACCGCCGTATTTTTCATTGGGACGGGTCCAGAGATCCTCCTGGTTGTAAAACACTTGCGGTGTGGTCATGTGGTATCGCGAAAAGGTTTTTATCTGAATTTCAAACAGATCCTGTGGATACCGGAAATGGTTTTCCATACCGTCTGGCAATTCATCTAAGGATTTGAAAACATTTGGAAAAAGAGAATCATACACTTCTAAGACCGGATCTTCCTCATCAATTACATAATAATCTACGGAACCCTCGTATGCATCCACTACAATTTTTACTGAATTCCGGATGTAGTTATATCGTCCCTCGTATTGTTCGGAGTAGGGGAAATAGGATGAAGTTGTATAAGCATCCTGGATCCAGTAGAGTTTACCGTTGTTGAGAACAAGATACGGATCGCTGTCGAGCTGCAAGAAAGGTGTAATTTTGTTGATCCGCTCCTGCACACTTCGCCAGGTTTGAAGGCGGCTTTCATCCTGGATGTAATCCGATAGAAGGATATTCATATCACTCAATTCCCAGGCGAAAAGAAGTTTTCTGAAAAAGTTATTAAACGGAATTCCACCTGTACCGTCGTAATGGATATATACATTTTCATCACCCTCGGGATAGTGAAGCTCTTCCACGCCACTGTTTACGATGTAATATCCCGAACTGTTTTCTCCATAATAGATAGCGGGTTTGTCAACGCGAAGATCGTCACTTTCATAAACCGGTGGCAGATTTCGTACCGACAGAATGGGTTCGCCCTGGCTGTTGGTTTCGGTCACGGGGCTCATCACCATTCCGTAACCGTGCGTGTATTGCATATGGCGGTTTACCCATGTATCCGATTGGCTGGGCAGATCTCTTGCAATTTCACGCGCCGAGAGCATCATCTGTTTAACATCGCCATCTACCGTGTAACGGTCATTGT from the Balneolaceae bacterium genome contains:
- a CDS encoding FAD:protein FMN transferase, whose amino-acid sequence is MSETLTLYRNGFYAMATRFYVLIPGLQDGTGDELFQKIKDEVNRIESRLSRFIEKSEISKINRDAFHADVKTDDECFEILTACKYGWEMTDGAFDITLRPLMDYWKNEEEQSEKNLQTIKESVGMQHVELDEEDQTVRFKTEKTELDLGGFGKGYALEKVKQMIESSAVENAFISFGESSVLAMGEHPAGGAWKIGINNYKNPGNSIHEFEVSNGSVSTSSNFYLNDDGELQNHQHVINPKTGKPHEQFTAASVSASSPILAEILSTACLLLPDEKIRELIEKYDDIEIVKVDYEPEEPDVVLFKPDI
- a CDS encoding Gfo/Idh/MocA family oxidoreductase, translated to MSINRKQFLEMTAALAGSSVMTTTMPWFSIFNNPAPTGMGASDRVRLGVIGVGSRGTGLVQNLQELEKTMNLEIAAVCDNYEPHYERAIELTGGNAEAFYDYRKMIDEVELDGVVIATPLYEHAQMTIDAMQAGLHVYCEKAMARHLEDVKRMYDTHIEEDKILLIGHQRLFNPVYLQSMEKIKRGDLGPLVMMRGWWTRNTDWVFYENTGGRGTELDRRLNWRFYEDLSAGMISELGSHHFQVANWVLGSPPESVMGSGSINFFDDGREVYDNFGLIFRYPDNIHFVYDCITSNKHNGVQVQVMGNDGTLELESNMQYQENPPEPPAMQKLVECIEQNKNEAIPIGGATWVLNSPVRMGGEYITPDYEMNDTLLYLEGFVNFIRKGSAPEKLTKEGYNASVWTLLAEQATKTGERVTAPEEYILS
- a CDS encoding FAD-dependent oxidoreductase; the encoded protein is MNNELLMNTVVPEFSFWEREEWLKSPDLFIVGAGIVGASTALFYKEKYPDHDVVVADRGFAPYGASTRNAGFACIGSISEHLADIKRAGEETVFNRIERRWNGLQLLRQTIGDENMDYIHTGGYEIFTDQEKFEKSRDQIGRMNQILEDRLGLTEVYSSTEYRGYPAIKNRVEGAINSGRMMRHLHEKLSKAGVRLWWNCPVTSVKSNRAVLNDSIEITPNKMVLAVNGFISNLVDIPVKPARGFIFITKPIKDFKWKGIFHYNEGYVYFRDLGDRLLLGGGRDRAIIEETTDQFGTNQTIKNYLIDFAENVINVPPDFEIDMEWSGIMGMTENKEPIIKEVEPNVWAAAGLSGMGIAIGMQVAKDVVLQMSIE
- a CDS encoding UPF0182 family protein — its product is MSPRFIRLFLIIAIPLVLLSISSTWIFEWMWLEELGYSQIFWTLRGTQVILTLGAFLIAAIYFTFNFRYLAKQLRNVSLAGTPLQGVNINFSSDEAYKRMRQFFTMAALVIAMMFAFSFYIRWDESLRFISGIEFGEVDPLFGNDIGFYMFDLPFLNVLQGSLVSIVFLTLAILVLAYVFTGLFRVQSFNRFDARDQVLNHITINAGIWLLLLSWGFFLDRYELLFKSDGIVFGAGYTDVMIQLPSIWILFILSLLLSLIFFLNHWIKLTKYIPGIIALFVAVLVLGRVLIPSVVQQFSVEPNELELETPYLENNIEMTRLAYNLDNVEEVEYEADDTLGITDIRNNQDAVNNIRLWDPRLLIGTYKQLQEIRSYYEFYNVDNDRYTVDGDVKQMMLSAREIARDLPSQSDTWVNRHMQYTHGYGMVMSPVTETNSQGEPILSVRNLPPVYESDDLRVDKPAIYYGENSSGYYIVNSGVEELHYPEGDENVYIHYDGTGGIPFNNFFRKLLFAWELSDMNILLSDYIQDESRLQTWRSVQERINKITPFLQLDSDPYLVLNNGKLYWIQDAYTTSSYFPYSEQYEGRYNYIRNSVKIVVDAYEGSVDYYVIDEEDPVLEVYDSLFPNVFKSLDELPDGMENHFRYPQDLFEIQIKTFSRYHMTTPQVFYNQEDLWTRPNEKYGGQQLIMEPYYVLARLPDDPKLEFMLISPLTPENRDNMISWMAAKSDAANYGDLIVYKLPKERLIYGPAQIEARIDQDPEISRQIALWDQRGSRVIRGNLMVIPIENSFLYVEPVFLLAEGVDIPQLQRVIVAIGDDIAMQPTIEQAIFDLFGDEADFIVPETATELAQRQIAAQAPGDSLVVDPQIAEQLDEIRSIWADLRTALEDGDYSRYGELLNELDELINNE